The Streptomyces kanamyceticus DNA segment GAGGTGAAGTTCCTGATGAACTTCAACCGCGACTTCATCCGCAAGACCCGCGACCAGCTCGACGAACTCGGCATCCGGGTGCGCTGGGTGGGGCGGATGCCCAAGCTGTGGAAGTCGGTCGCCAAGGAGCTGGAGATCTCCCAGGAGCAGACCAAGGGCAACGACAAGCTGACCCTGTACTTCTGCATGAACTACGGCGGCCGTGCGGAAATCGCCGACGCGGCGCAGGCCCTCGCCGAGGACGTGAAGGCGGGGCGGCTCGACCCGTCGAAGGTGAACGAGAAGACCTTCGCCAAGTACCTGTACTACCCGGACATGCCGGACGTCGACCTGTTCCTGCGCCCCAGCGGCGAGCAGCGCACCTCCAACTACCTGCTCTGGCAGAGCGCCTACGCCGAGATGGTCTTCCAGGACGTGCTGTGGCCGGACTTCGACCGGCGCGACCTGTGGCGGGCCTGCCTTGAGTACGCCTCGCGCGACCGCCGGTTCGGTGGGGCGATCCCCAACGAGCAGCAGATCGCGGAAAGCTAGGCGTCACACACAGAGGCCGCAGACATGCGTGAGGGGCCCGCACCGTCGAGCTGACGGTGCGGGCCCCTCACCCATGCGTACGACTACTTGCTCGCGCACTCCGCGCACGTACCGAAGATCTCCACCGTGTGCGCCACGTTGACGTACCCGTGCTCCGAGGCGATCGCCTCGGCCCACTTCTCGACCGCGGGACCCTCCACCTCGACGGCCTTGCCGCAGACGCGGCAGACCAGGTGGTGGTGGTGATCGCCGGTGGAGCACCTGCGGTAGACCGTCTCGCCCTCGCTGGTGCGCAGCGCGTCGACCTCGCCCGCGTCGGCGAGCGACTGGAGGGTGCGGTAGACCGTGGTGAGACCGACGGAGTCGCCCTTGTGCTTGAGCATGTCGTGCAGCTCCTGCGCACTGCGGAACTCGTCCACGTCGTCGAGCGCCGCCGCCACTGCCGCGCGCTGGCGGGTCGACCTGCCTCGAACCGGGGCTCCCACGGTTGCCTCCTCGCATCTGCGCTCTGGTCTGCGGCCCGAGCCTGCCGCTGCTCAAGCCTGCCGGGCCATTGTGCCAGGTAAGCCTGAGCTCAGGTCAGAGCTTGGCGGGCGCCTGCGCCGGAACCACGCACTCCGCGGGGTCGCCCCCGGCCTGGGCGGCCGCCGCCGCACGGGCTCTGCGCCTGGCCAGCGGCGTCGCGAGGACCGTGAGGGCGATGAAGACGCCGATGGTGAGAAGCACGATCGTCGCGCCGGGCGGTACGTCCTGGTAGTACGACGTGACGGTGCCGCCGAGCGTCACCGCGACGCCGATCGCCACCGAGACCGCGAAGGTCGCCGCGAAGCTCCGGGTGAGCTGCTGGGCGGCCGCGACGGGCACCACCATCAGCGCGGAGACCAGGAGCAGGCCCACGACGCGCATGGCGACGGTGACGGTGACCGCGGCGGTGACGGCGGTGAGCAGGTTCAGGGCGCGCACGGGCAGGCCCGTCACGCGCGCGAACTCCTCGTCCTGGCTGACCGCGAAGAGCTGTCGGCGCAGGCCGAGCGTGACCAGGACCACAAAGGCGGCGAGCAGGCAGATCGCCGTGACGTCCTGCTCGGAGACCGTGGAGAGCGAGCCGAAGAGGTACGACTGG contains these protein-coding regions:
- a CDS encoding isoprenyl transferase; translation: MARRGILGRSRREYTTPEPHPSGARPPKIPGELVPRHVAIVMDGNGRWAKERGLPRTEGHKVGAERVLDVLQGGIEMGVGAISLYAFSTENWKRSPDEVKFLMNFNRDFIRKTRDQLDELGIRVRWVGRMPKLWKSVAKELEISQEQTKGNDKLTLYFCMNYGGRAEIADAAQALAEDVKAGRLDPSKVNEKTFAKYLYYPDMPDVDLFLRPSGEQRTSNYLLWQSAYAEMVFQDVLWPDFDRRDLWRACLEYASRDRRFGGAIPNEQQIAES
- a CDS encoding Fur family transcriptional regulator → MGAPVRGRSTRQRAAVAAALDDVDEFRSAQELHDMLKHKGDSVGLTTVYRTLQSLADAGEVDALRTSEGETVYRRCSTGDHHHHLVCRVCGKAVEVEGPAVEKWAEAIASEHGYVNVAHTVEIFGTCAECASK
- a CDS encoding metal ABC transporter permease, with product MELLNYAFMQRALLAAVLVGITAPAVGIYLVQRRQALMGDGIGHVAMTGVGLGFLLSTSPVWMATAVAIVGAVVMELIRWYGKTRGDIALAMLFYGGMAGGVMFINLAPGGSNANLQSYLFGSLSTVSEQDVTAICLLAAFVVLVTLGLRRQLFAVSQDEEFARVTGLPVRALNLLTAVTAAVTVTVAMRVVGLLLVSALMVVPVAAAQQLTRSFAATFAVSVAIGVAVTLGGTVTSYYQDVPPGATIVLLTIGVFIALTVLATPLARRRARAAAAAQAGGDPAECVVPAQAPAKL